The Brachypodium distachyon strain Bd21 chromosome 4, Brachypodium_distachyon_v3.0, whole genome shotgun sequence nucleotide sequence AATAATCCGTTCGTGTGAAATCTGATAAGTACTCGAGACTTGAATGTGTTTGAGATGATCAAGGGCAACAAACTCAATCATCCTATCAACATCACAATTTTTTAAAGACATGAATATTTTAACCAGGTGCCTGAGATTAGGGATTCCAGAAAAGCATGTACTAGCAAAAAACATTTGTGCTTAACAATTTAGGACAGAGCAATTATGATAACAAGTACTGTAAATCAAGCACATGACAGTGATCAAGAGTAAGCATTCTAAGGTTAGCAAAAGGCCACAACCTGGGACCCAAACTGATGCTGCTGTCAAAGCCTTAAAGCCTGAACACAACAAGCTTCATATTTTGGCTGTTACAAAACTGGCAAGAGAAGCTGCAATCAGCTGTTTTCATATGAACCCAGAATTGGCGAGAAGTGAGCCTGGCTATCTTCACATTGCGCAACAAGAGCAAACAGACCCACCCATCACTATGTTACCATGTTCCTAATAGCTACATCAATAGCAGGCTGCTTCAATGCTCTTCGAAGTCCGCAGGGGCCGCACCGATGAGCGAAGGTGCAATGGCCAGTTCCTGGTAACTTGCAAGTCTGTCCCCAAGGTCAGTGATGGTCCTCCGAACACACTCCAGCAACTTAGGGGAATCGTTGATTAGATCCATGCTATCAAGCCAATCCGTGACAGAAAGTGCAGCAAGGATCTGACTGTCCATGTCATCGGGCACTTGAAATTGAAGGTCAAGAGGGTAGTGTTCCTTAAGATGATCTGCGAGGTCCTCCGTGTCTTCGAGTCCAATATTTCCAAGATTGCTTGAGATACCTGGGAACCCCCTGAGCATCTCCTTGGCTGTCTCCAAGTCATCTGGAGGCAAAAGACAATTAAAATATATTTCcgcaaagaaaaataagacaATTAAAATATTATTGCAAATAACATGATTTATGTTTTTGGTTGATATAATAGCAAAGTCCAGATGTGTTTCCACGAAACAATACGTTTTTTAGTGTTTCTCAACAATACATGCCTCCCATCAAGAATTTCCTACCAGCCAACCGTTACTGCTAACAGGGATCAGACAGTATTCACTTGTTCACTAATCATCCGACACGATCATGGATGGTGCTCCTAGTAAACAGGTCAGTTGCTTAAGGGCAAGATCATGGATGGTGGCAACACCAAAGTAGCTACTTCCAAGGGCGCGCACTATATACGTGAATGTAAGATTGCAACGAGATGTGAATGAAGAAGTGGAAGATTATTTTGGAGTCCCGTTGGTGTCATAATCAAGAAGCGGCACATTCATAAAAATTGGAGCAGATGGTTTGCAAGTTATATACCTGAATCGATCTTGGCGAGCGTGTACTGCACCTTGAGAGCAAGAAGCGGAGGCCGCCCAGCAGGATTGGCGGGCTGGAGCTCCGCAGCCAAATCTTGAAGCCAGTCGATCAACGCCTCCACGTCTTGGATGTTTTGCCTGAGCCGATTAAGCATGTCTTCCTTAGCCTCAAGCACCTCCATGTTCCGGACCACGATATTGGGGAGTCCTTGTTCCTCCTGCAGTTGCTGCATCAACTCCCGGATCTTGCTGCTTTCTTCTAGGGGCAGGTAGGTGACGATGTAGCAGGATAGCTTGGgagcggtggtggtggaggaggacggcgcTGTCGCCATGGTTTTGAGGGCGGCCTCCAGCCCCTCGGAGGTCGCCACACGCACGTAGTCGCCTAAGATGACCTCGCCGTCGGCCGCCTTCTGGAGAAAACTCGGCATCCCCTCTCTCAGCAGCTCCACTGGTATCCCGTACCTCTCCGCCATTTCCTGGTCTAACTGGGGTTGCGGAGCCATGGCCGGTGCAgcgagcaggaggaggccgctgtgttggccggaggcggaggcggtggccggaggcggcgttgatttgatcggcgaggaggaggaggagaagggcccctctttctttctttcttggcagcgaagaaagaaaagaaaagaaaaaaaaaaaaaaaaggaaagggcTGAGGTCGGGTCAAGTCCGGTCCGGTCTGGTCCGGTTAATTACGGGACTTGTTGTATTAATTTCcgtatttttaaaaaaaatggcaaaTCATGGTTATTTGTACAACTCTTTTCAAATGGAGTAACATTTGGTTCGTTTGTAAGACGTGTTTGACGACATTTTTGACTAATGGGGCTTGTTTATAAGGGGCATCTAGTTTTGTCAGCAAAGACCAACTAGCCCGCACCAACATATATGGATATCTCACACCCAAGAGTCCCTTGGCAACGACTTGGTCGATCATGTTGGTGACACCCTCGCCGGGCTTATTTGCAAAAGGCCGTCCACGTTGGCACTTGACGAGTGGGCCCAAAGAGCCACGTAGGCATGCGGAACGTGCTAGAGCCAGTATAAGACCTGAgatgaaccacttatgaaACTTTTAAGACTAAAATATGCAGTTTCAAATATGTAGAACTAACTTGGAACATTTAcaaaagaattaggacctcttatgcattttactctttttctAATAACACTCAATAAAAATGGTACTATCCAAATTATGCGGTAATAAATATTGAGATTCTGAGTTTCTTTCGCCATGCTCCAATAATTTACTGTAATAATAGTGATAACAAATATTaacaataatattttttttctcctattTTCCTTAACTCATCAATTATGGGTCCAAATGAATCTCATCGAAGAAGAGATAAAAAGAGATGCAGGGGAAGACCGAACCAACAGTGATCGCACCCCCAACCAGCGGTGATCGCACCCTTAGATGGCGTCTCTTAGTGTTCTTTATAAAGCAGCGGTTATTTAATAATTTTATGAGAGAGGTCTAATGTCTTTTGTGTTGTTTGCGTGAAGAGACAGTTACTAGCACATACGAGACGATTACCACACTAATTATGTGTCAAGTCAGCAAAATGTCTAAGATAACGTGCTAAGAGTTCCCATACCGGGAGAAACCTAATTGGAATGCGACGGGAGATACGAATGGAACACGAGAAAGAATCGAGTGACGTGGTAATGAAGACCGGAGGGGGAGAGCAAATGTCTAGGATAGTTTTCTTAATAGAAGTTgctattataaaaaaaataaacatcgAGACCTCGAATTTCTTTCACGATGCTCTattattaatttattattattttcctacagttttcagtaaaaaaaatgctctgttattgttattattatttgtCCTGTTTTAGTTAACCCATTTATATTGGTCGAAATCTcatctgaaaagaaaaagggatcGAGAAGGAGAGGGGATACACCTGCACACCCGAACCACCGGTGATCGCCATGGACTACGCCGCccaggcgccgccggccgccgatcCCAACTACCCACACGCCTACGGCCACAACCCTTACACCTacgccgcggcggcgtacCACTAtcccgaccccgccgccgcggtcgaCCCCTCCGCCTCCTACAGCTACCccaaccctagcgccgccccGGTCGCCACGTACGACCCCTACGCCCAGTACAACTACTACGGCGCCCCGGCGTACTActacggcgccggcgccggggcccCTCAGCCTCCGCCCGTttcgtcggtggcggcggaggcggttccgtcttcctcggcggcggcggcggcggcggcggctggaagAGAGGCCGTGAAGCATTTCGGCTTCGATCCCCAGCGCTACGCGCAGGTCGGTGCCCTGATGCTTCCGCTTCATCGTGTCAATACCGTGTTCGGTGAATTTAGGTTGATTTTTAGAGGGATTCAGTTAGATGTTTGCGACGGCATGGTTAGCAACAGGAGGCTCGTTTGGCCAATTGATTACATACATGTGGCCCTAGATAAATTCAGTCATTTTGTTATGTAACCGGGAGGGTCAAGTGCAGTCCAACTCAGATTTAGGTGTTCCGGCACTGTTCTTGCATTATGGGTTCTAAGGTTTAGGAACCATGGCAAACTGTTTTGGACTAGCTGGAAAAATTAAGTCGTTTGCTTGGAAATTGTTTGCTTGCATCTTAAACTAGCAGAGTGGGTTCACATATGTGTTGAGCTGCAAGGATATCACGTGGTTCACTTTGTTAAATGTTGTCCATCAAAAGTTCTTTCATCAAATCCTTTAAGATGGGCCTTTGTGTTCCTAGTTAGAGTGCAACCTCCTGACTTGTATCCCTTTACTATTTGGGGGAAAACAGGACATGTGATTTCACTACTTTGGCATAACTTAGGGGGAGAAATCAGGATGAGGATGCATTTGTGTTCGTGTGGAGAAAAGCAATAAAATGGACCTTCACTCCCAGCCTTGGTTAAAATTCTTCTGATAATAAAGCGATTGATTATGAAATAGGTCACACAATTTGAGGTGCTAATGCGGCACCATCATATTGTACAAGAGCTAGACTACGACGGGAAATTGCTTTAAATGTCTGTCCGTCTCATGGAAATTATTGTTGGTTCTGCCAGAGAGATAATGCCTCATTAGTCTGTTTTGTTACTTTATgatctatatctatatgtCTTCTTCTATGTTGCTTCATAGCTCATACCTTTCCAAAGCCAAACAATTTGAGGCTAAAATTAACCATCCTGGAGGATGTGAAAGTCTGCTGCACACTGCCCTAGGGAAAATAATAAAGATGAACGTGTTTTCCCCATTTCTGACTCATTTTCATTATTATATAAAGATTTTTACAAGCATGTATTGGATCTCTTATTTTGATTAAGTAAATAACTTTCCAAATTTAGTTTCCTTGTTTGTAGGTTGTTATTCTCTAGGAATTTTATGACTCTTAAGATACGCACAAATGGGATTGAGTGTATCGTAAGAACTGTACCCAACACCACCGCTACTTTGTACTAGCCTCATACACTTTGGTGCTAGCCTTGACAATGAGAACATACAACCAAGGgtttgttgtttcatttcttCTACGGCATCGATGAATCTTACCCCGACTTTAACACTTGCGTGCTTCCCTTGACAATTACAATAACAAGGGCTTGCTGAGGCATCATTTGTTTTGGGTGTGCGGGTGTCATTGATATGTTGCATCTATATGTGGGTACCATGTCTTTTCACCTGCATCATATTTGAATAATGATACTAGAGAGAACATATTCAGAGTAAGGTATACATGGATCAAGTACCTTCACCATCTATCATCAGCTTAGATGGCTGTAATTCAAAGTTTATCCCTTGC carries:
- the LOC100826174 gene encoding uncharacterized protein LOC100826174 gives rise to the protein MAPQPQLDQEMAERYGIPVELLREGMPSFLQKAADGEVILGDYVRVATSEGLEAALKTMATAPSSSTTTAPKLSCYIVTYLPLEESSKIRELMQQLQEEQGLPNIVVRNMEVLEAKEDMLNRLRQNIQDVEALIDWLQDLAAELQPANPAGRPPLLALKVQYTLAKIDSDDLETAKEMLRGFPGISSNLGNIGLEDTEDLADHLKEHYPLDLQFQVPDDMDSQILAALSVTDWLDSMDLINDSPKLLECVRRTITDLGDRLASYQELAIAPSLIGAAPADFEEH